A genomic region of Arcobacter sp. F2176 contains the following coding sequences:
- the htpX gene encoding zinc metalloprotease HtpX has product MEQVKTIFFLTLLTVLFVFIGFSFGGANGALIAFLIAAGMNFYAYYYSDKQVLNHYNAVLIEDRRNHIYKIVENLAYKANLPMPKVYLVVDNVPNAFATGRNYENSAVAVTQGLVDLLNDEEIEGVIAHELSHIRHYDILIGTIAAVFAGAIAMIANFMQFSSIFGGNNNRQGVHPIVMLLMAIILPIAASIIQMTVSRSREFLADEGSARLTNNPAGLQSALSKLENYAKRGQMRDATEETAHMFIVNPFSTRDIKFGNLFRTHPTTEDRIARLEELKFELKK; this is encoded by the coding sequence ATGGAACAAGTAAAGACAATCTTTTTTTTGACACTGTTAACTGTATTATTTGTTTTTATTGGTTTTTCATTTGGAGGTGCAAATGGTGCCTTAATAGCATTTCTAATAGCTGCTGGAATGAATTTTTATGCATACTATTACTCTGATAAACAAGTGTTAAATCATTATAATGCTGTTTTAATAGAAGATAGAAGAAATCATATTTATAAAATAGTTGAAAATCTTGCATATAAAGCAAATCTTCCTATGCCAAAAGTGTATTTGGTAGTGGATAATGTACCAAATGCTTTTGCAACGGGTAGAAACTATGAAAACTCAGCAGTGGCTGTTACACAAGGTTTAGTTGATTTGTTAAATGATGAAGAGATAGAGGGAGTTATTGCCCATGAATTATCTCATATAAGGCATTATGATATATTAATAGGTACTATTGCTGCAGTATTTGCAGGAGCTATTGCTATGATTGCAAATTTTATGCAGTTTTCATCTATCTTTGGTGGAAATAACAATAGACAAGGAGTTCATCCCATTGTTATGCTTTTAATGGCTATTATTTTACCAATAGCTGCATCTATTATACAAATGACAGTAAGTAGAAGTAGGGAATTTTTAGCAGATGAAGGATCTGCAAGACTTACAAATAATCCAGCTGGATTACAAAGTGCTTTATCAAAACTTGAGAATTATGCAAAAAGAGGACAGATGCGAGATGCCACGGAAGAGACAGCTCACATGTTTATAGTAAATCCATTTTCAACAAGAGATATAAAATTCGGCAATCTATTTAGAACTCATCCTACAACAGAGGATAGAATTGCAAGATTAGAAGAATTAAAATTTGAATTAAAAAAGTAG
- a CDS encoding Jag N-terminal domain-containing protein translates to MKKFEAKTLEEVYEVASNEFNCSIIDLEIVITQQPSKGFLGIGKKTAIITAQLKRKQKKDNRKYKETKYRKNNINIEDLSEKIANSNTNEIKTERIPTSKVPNVEGKEQIFNNFYTEVNQKDEISKIVIKKDKEEIILEVKKDVNTLFQNTCYEIDEIEVDFYDEETLYIEFNGKDSALLIGKEGYRYKALSYILFNWINEKYGLMLRLEVAEFLKNQEEAIYNYLSPVIETIKETGTYKTKPLDGILVHIALKRLREEFPNKYVAVKTNVRGDKYVLVNEYRSNQ, encoded by the coding sequence ATGAAAAAATTTGAAGCAAAAACATTAGAAGAAGTATATGAAGTAGCATCAAATGAATTTAATTGTTCCATAATAGATTTAGAAATAGTAATAACCCAACAGCCAAGTAAAGGTTTTCTTGGCATTGGGAAAAAAACTGCAATTATAACAGCTCAGTTAAAAAGAAAACAAAAAAAAGACAATAGAAAATATAAAGAAACAAAATATAGAAAAAATAATATAAATATTGAAGATTTATCAGAAAAAATTGCTAATAGCAATACAAATGAAATAAAAACAGAAAGAATCCCAACTTCTAAAGTTCCTAATGTAGAAGGTAAAGAACAGATATTTAATAACTTTTATACAGAAGTTAATCAAAAAGATGAGATATCTAAAATAGTTATAAAAAAAGATAAAGAAGAAATTATCTTAGAAGTTAAAAAAGATGTGAATACTTTATTTCAAAATACTTGTTATGAAATAGATGAAATTGAAGTTGATTTTTATGATGAAGAAACATTATACATCGAATTTAATGGAAAAGATTCAGCTTTATTAATAGGTAAAGAAGGTTATAGATATAAAGCCTTGTCTTATATTTTATTTAATTGGATAAATGAAAAATATGGTTTAATGTTAAGACTTGAAGTTGCAGAATTTTTGAAGAATCAAGAAGAAGCAATTTATAATTATCTATCTCCCGTTATTGAAACTATAAAAGAAACTGGTACATATAAAACTAAACCATTAGATGGTATTTTAGTACATATTGCGCTTAAAAGATTAAGAGAAGAGTTCCCTAATAAATATGTTGCTGTTAAAACAAATGTAAGAGGCGACAAATATGTATTAGTAAATGAGTATAGAAGTAATCAATAA
- a CDS encoding histidine phosphatase family protein produces the protein MKTLYIMRHAHKDLPLENEDDYDIKLSKDGEKEAQIIGEKLKQLGVKLDLITASPSERTKQTAEIISEILEYDKTIMYNGNIYNAFVNELVEMLSYTYDTADNLLLVGHNPALTALGITLGVYREKLKPAEVLKVEFDTNSWLDISKENARFIWIEKP, from the coding sequence ATGAAAACACTATATATAATGAGACATGCACATAAAGATTTGCCTTTAGAAAATGAAGATGATTATGATATTAAATTATCTAAAGATGGAGAAAAAGAAGCACAAATAATTGGCGAAAAACTAAAACAATTGGGTGTAAAGCTAGATTTAATAACAGCTAGCCCATCTGAGCGTACAAAACAAACAGCAGAAATAATTTCTGAAATTTTAGAATATGATAAAACAATAATGTACAATGGTAATATTTACAATGCCTTTGTAAATGAATTAGTAGAGATGTTATCATATACTTATGATACAGCTGATAATTTACTATTAGTAGGTCATAACCCAGCCCTTACTGCACTTGGGATAACCTTAGGCGTTTATAGGGAGAAACTCAAACCAGCAGAAGTTTTAAAAGTAGAATTTGATACAAATTCTTGGTTAGATATTTCTAAAGAAAATGCAAGGTTTATCTGGATAGAAAAACCTTAA
- the mnmE gene encoding tRNA uridine-5-carboxymethylaminomethyl(34) synthesis GTPase MnmE, giving the protein MDSFDTIAAIATANGIGSISIIRLSGKDSLPLALTLSKRTNLNPRLATLSSIYNSEDEIIDEALLIYFKNPNSFTGEDIVEFQCHGGIAISNIILNELIKLGARLANPGEFSKRAFLNNKIDLSKAEAIAKLIEARSEDAVKLLARQLKGELTNFVNDIREDLLFMLAYTEVSIDYAEDDLPADIFEQIEKKIEKIVVKLSNTLESSKRREGLIEGFKVAIIGKPNVGKSSLLNKLLNFDRAIISDIAGTTRDTIEESVKIGTHIIKIVDTAGIREASDTIERIGIEKSLSAVNEADIIISLFDNSKVCDDEDKKILNILDEIENKEKIVVLNKIDLESKFDKTQLKNEYIELSTKNSISTLIKKIETILDNNSHDDNMTLISKRQVDAVEQTLYHVQEAKTPLMTGELEFFAHNIHEAIENISLITRPYENDQMLDVMFGAFCLGK; this is encoded by the coding sequence ATGGACTCATTTGATACAATTGCAGCAATTGCAACAGCCAATGGAATTGGCTCAATCTCAATTATAAGATTAAGTGGTAAAGATTCGTTGCCACTTGCCTTAACTCTTTCAAAAAGAACTAATTTAAATCCAAGATTAGCAACCCTATCTAGTATATACAATAGTGAAGATGAAATTATAGATGAAGCACTTTTAATTTATTTTAAAAATCCAAACTCTTTTACAGGCGAAGATATTGTTGAGTTTCAATGTCATGGTGGAATCGCTATTTCAAACATAATTTTAAATGAACTTATAAAATTAGGTGCAAGATTAGCAAATCCAGGTGAATTTTCAAAAAGAGCTTTTTTAAATAATAAAATTGACCTTTCAAAAGCAGAAGCAATAGCAAAACTTATAGAAGCTAGAAGTGAAGATGCTGTTAAATTATTAGCACGACAACTAAAAGGTGAACTAACTAATTTCGTAAATGATATTAGAGAAGATCTACTTTTTATGTTAGCTTACACTGAAGTTAGTATTGATTATGCTGAAGATGATTTGCCAGCTGATATTTTTGAGCAAATAGAAAAGAAAATAGAAAAAATAGTAGTTAAATTATCAAATACATTAGAATCAAGTAAAAGAAGAGAAGGTCTAATCGAAGGTTTCAAAGTAGCAATTATAGGAAAACCAAATGTTGGAAAATCTTCGCTTTTAAATAAACTTTTAAATTTTGATAGAGCAATCATAAGTGACATAGCAGGAACAACCAGAGATACAATAGAAGAGTCTGTTAAGATTGGTACGCATATTATCAAGATAGTTGATACAGCAGGTATTAGAGAAGCTAGTGATACTATTGAGCGAATTGGAATTGAGAAGTCTTTAAGTGCTGTAAATGAAGCAGATATCATTATTTCATTATTTGATAATTCAAAAGTTTGTGATGATGAAGATAAAAAGATTTTAAATATTTTAGATGAGATAGAAAATAAAGAAAAAATAGTAGTATTAAATAAAATTGATTTAGAATCAAAATTTGATAAAACACAATTAAAAAATGAATACATAGAATTAAGTACAAAAAACAGTATTAGTACATTAATAAAAAAAATAGAAACAATTTTAGATAACAATTCCCATGATGATAATATGACTTTGATCTCAAAAAGACAAGTAGATGCAGTAGAGCAAACTTTATACCATGTACAAGAAGCAAAAACTCCCTTGATGACTGGTGAGTTAGAATTTTTTGCTCACAATATACATGAAGCTATTGAGAATATTTCATTGATAACAAGACCATATGAAAATGACCAGATGTTGGATGTGATGTTCGGAGCTTTCTGCTTAGGTAAGTGA
- a CDS encoding DUF134 domain-containing protein: MARDKLKRKLELVPVCKYFGPKDIEAKEDIVLLHEELEAIHLMDSFCMYQEDAAKKMNVSRATFARIVKSARKKISLALVTGSNIKVHEINNEFHLAVCSNSNTQIDYADENAQYIWIYFIKDYKLKSQNCIINPVYNNEDEIACNLLPDLLHDYGVNYFLIKDIDYDLKISLIAKGVYPILQDCVDVDSMIGIFQ; this comes from the coding sequence ATGGCAAGAGACAAATTAAAACGGAAATTAGAACTTGTACCAGTATGCAAATACTTTGGTCCAAAAGATATTGAAGCAAAAGAAGACATAGTATTATTACACGAAGAATTAGAGGCTATCCATCTAATGGATTCTTTTTGTATGTACCAAGAAGATGCTGCTAAGAAGATGAATGTATCAAGAGCAACCTTTGCAAGAATTGTAAAAAGTGCAAGAAAAAAAATCTCACTAGCACTAGTAACTGGAAGTAATATTAAAGTTCATGAAATAAATAATGAATTTCATTTAGCTGTTTGTTCTAATTCAAATACGCAAATAGATTATGCAGATGAAAACGCCCAATATATCTGGATATATTTTATAAAAGATTATAAACTGAAATCTCAAAATTGCATAATAAATCCAGTCTATAACAATGAAGATGAGATAGCATGTAATTTACTCCCTGACCTTTTACATGACTATGGAGTAAACTACTTTTTAATTAAAGATATTGATTATGATTTAAAAATTTCACTTATTGCAAAAGGTGTTTATCCTATTTTACAAGACTGTGTTGACGTAGATTCAATGATAGGTATTTTTCAATAG
- the yidD gene encoding membrane protein insertion efficiency factor YidD, which produces MNFVFKYLIKFYQKFISRYTSPSCRFYPTCSEYGVWQMENNSFFKAIYFTITRILKCNQLFRGGIDYPIVNKIPNKSIIHKKIKVIYWFVPTEDNKYFVVKNWERNKNNE; this is translated from the coding sequence ATGAACTTTGTATTTAAATATCTAATTAAGTTTTATCAAAAATTTATTTCTCGTTATACCTCTCCAAGTTGTAGATTTTATCCAACTTGTTCCGAATATGGAGTATGGCAAATGGAAAATAACTCTTTTTTTAAGGCTATTTATTTTACAATAACACGGATATTAAAATGTAACCAACTTTTTAGAGGTGGAATTGATTATCCAATAGTCAATAAAATCCCGAATAAAAGTATCATACATAAAAAAATCAAAGTAATATATTGGTTTGTACCAACTGAAGATAATAAATACTTTGTAGTAAAGAATTGGGAGAGAAATAAGAATAATGAATAA
- a CDS encoding MFS transporter, giving the protein MNQLTKNNLLFASLFTAILTPMIYFVMGIPMILQMKGYDSTIIGIFQLIGLPMVFKFLMSTPIDKFVFKKRHYKKWTFYSGVIYALLLFSISFLSLEKNIYLVFIAIFITALFSTFIDIPLNALAIKLFKKEERISAGSYKVSAFCIAAMLGSGVFLLFFNHLGWKTTFIIMASMLLFSLISLSFIKENDEIIKEKKASLKDIVTFFKQKNIGIWVIILCFYFAFISAIWVFFKPYLINKGIKPDDIAIYVGIYGSIIGFLGGLLTNKIGNIFSKKTLLITFMIFNIFSTIVLIYIEQANLTYPYLLFSITFIALSISLSSAIIFSMIMDYSRKGSRAIDYSIQSSIFSFTRIISAIIAGILISNFRFQGMFIFELFGMLILTLFIYKFYKE; this is encoded by the coding sequence ATGAATCAATTAACTAAAAACAATCTACTCTTTGCTTCTTTGTTTACTGCGATATTAACTCCCATGATATATTTTGTAATGGGTATTCCAATGATATTGCAAATGAAAGGCTATGATTCAACAATTATTGGGATTTTTCAATTGATTGGTTTACCAATGGTATTCAAATTTTTAATGTCAACACCAATTGATAAATTTGTTTTTAAAAAAAGACATTATAAGAAGTGGACTTTTTATAGTGGAGTTATATATGCTTTGCTATTGTTTTCAATTAGTTTTTTATCCTTAGAAAAAAATATATATTTAGTTTTCATAGCAATATTTATAACTGCTTTGTTTTCTACTTTTATTGATATTCCTCTGAATGCCCTTGCAATAAAATTATTTAAAAAAGAAGAGAGGATTAGTGCAGGAAGTTATAAAGTTAGTGCATTTTGCATTGCTGCAATGCTAGGAAGTGGGGTGTTCCTACTCTTCTTTAATCATTTAGGTTGGAAAACAACATTTATTATAATGGCTTCAATGTTATTATTTTCATTAATTTCATTAAGTTTTATTAAAGAAAATGATGAGATTATAAAAGAAAAAAAAGCCTCATTAAAAGATATAGTCACTTTCTTTAAACAAAAAAATATTGGAATATGGGTTATTATTTTATGTTTTTATTTTGCATTTATAAGTGCAATTTGGGTTTTTTTCAAACCATACTTAATTAATAAAGGAATAAAGCCAGATGACATAGCAATTTATGTTGGTATATATGGAAGTATTATTGGATTTTTAGGTGGTCTATTAACTAATAAAATAGGTAATATTTTTTCAAAAAAAACATTACTAATTACATTTATGATTTTTAACATCTTTAGTACAATAGTGTTAATATATATAGAACAAGCAAATCTAACATATCCTTATTTATTATTTAGTATCACATTTATCGCCCTATCAATATCGCTATCTTCTGCAATTATATTTTCAATGATTATGGATTATAGTAGAAAGGGATCAAGAGCCATTGATTATTCTATTCAGTCAAGTATTTTTTCTTTTACTCGGATTATTTCAGCAATTATAGCAGGAATTCTAATCTCAAATTTTAGGTTTCAAGGAATGTTTATATTTGAATTATTTGGTATGCTCATACTGACTTTATTTATATATAAATTTTATAAGGAATAG
- a CDS encoding AIPR family protein, with amino-acid sequence MNNPIISSFLNKFSIQNNLDTYDITAKFEHLCNFLVVYNEYNSMSFDFSDVHTGKATQGIDGIGIIVNGKFCTSVQEIKDLIDTTGYLDVKFILIQTKTSDKFSGEELGAFFTWSKKFFMEKGNLFSTDSMKNFVEMKEFIYANVDSMKRHTPYCKLYFLNTGIWNDDANLTSIIEDGKSELQNLSMFCEDIVDFYPCGSKEVQHLYRKSKEIVKTNIIFEKKVSLPKIDNVESAYSGVLPFSEFRKIILDENGNIKSVFDDNIRDYLETSNNIVNKDIDDTIKENRFEYFSILNNGITIVAEKVISAGDSFTLENYQIVNGCQTSHVLYENKDVKGINSLQIPVKIIETKDINIKSDITRATNNQTAVTKQELEALTNFQRTLEEFYIACYDTNGIELYYERRTNQYKQNDYSLHKIINIEHQVKAYSSMFLNLPHNASGHHGKLLQNLGDSIFNLNHESFPYYLSGLAYSILESLFLTHKINSKYKKYRFHILMISRYIITTSKLPDFTIKKQTDKYCKKILDVLLNEKKVLQLFIQSISILESDELSLDLKNRKTSELARNTNLIIDFLKQKLFIDKIEINLDIEKELVVDNEIKERNKQSTLLDFM; translated from the coding sequence ATGAATAATCCAATTATTAGTTCATTTTTAAATAAGTTTAGTATTCAAAATAATTTAGACACATATGATATTACAGCAAAATTTGAACATCTTTGTAATTTTCTTGTAGTATATAATGAATATAATTCTATGTCGTTTGATTTTTCTGATGTACATACTGGAAAAGCCACACAAGGTATTGATGGAATTGGTATAATTGTTAATGGAAAGTTCTGCACATCGGTTCAAGAAATTAAAGATTTAATTGATACTACAGGTTACTTAGATGTTAAATTTATATTAATACAAACAAAAACTTCGGATAAGTTTAGTGGTGAAGAATTAGGTGCTTTTTTTACATGGAGCAAAAAATTCTTTATGGAAAAAGGTAATTTATTTTCAACTGATAGTATGAAAAATTTTGTTGAAATGAAAGAATTTATATATGCTAATGTAGATTCTATGAAAAGGCATACTCCTTATTGTAAGTTGTATTTCTTAAATACTGGAATTTGGAATGATGATGCAAATTTAACTAGTATTATTGAAGATGGTAAATCAGAATTACAAAACTTATCGATGTTTTGTGAGGATATTGTAGATTTTTATCCATGTGGTTCAAAAGAAGTTCAGCATTTATATAGAAAATCTAAAGAAATTGTAAAAACAAATATAATATTTGAAAAGAAAGTTTCATTACCTAAAATAGATAATGTTGAATCTGCATATTCAGGAGTATTACCATTTTCAGAATTTAGAAAAATTATTCTTGATGAAAATGGTAATATAAAGTCTGTTTTTGATGATAATATTCGTGATTATCTTGAAACTTCTAATAATATTGTAAATAAAGATATTGATGATACAATAAAAGAAAATAGGTTTGAATACTTTAGTATTCTAAATAATGGAATTACAATTGTTGCTGAAAAAGTAATCAGTGCTGGCGATTCTTTTACTCTAGAAAACTATCAAATAGTAAATGGTTGTCAGACAAGTCATGTTTTGTATGAAAATAAAGATGTAAAAGGTATAAATTCCTTACAAATACCAGTAAAGATAATTGAAACTAAAGATATTAATATAAAAAGTGATATTACTAGAGCTACAAATAATCAAACAGCAGTAACTAAGCAAGAATTAGAGGCATTAACTAATTTTCAAAGAACATTAGAAGAATTTTATATTGCATGTTATGATACTAATGGAATAGAATTATATTATGAGAGAAGAACAAATCAATATAAGCAAAATGATTATAGTTTGCATAAGATAATAAATATTGAGCACCAAGTAAAAGCATATTCTTCAATGTTTCTTAATTTACCTCATAATGCATCTGGACATCATGGGAAATTGTTACAAAACTTAGGAGACTCTATTTTTAACTTAAATCATGAATCATTCCCTTATTATTTAAGTGGTTTGGCATATTCAATTTTAGAAAGTTTATTTCTTACTCACAAAATTAATAGTAAATATAAAAAATATAGGTTTCATATTCTTATGATATCTAGGTATATAATAACAACATCAAAATTACCAGATTTTACAATTAAAAAGCAAACTGATAAATATTGTAAAAAAATATTAGATGTTTTATTGAATGAAAAAAAAGTGCTACAATTGTTTATTCAATCAATATCAATTTTAGAAAGTGATGAACTCAGTTTAGATTTAAAAAATAGAAAAACATCAGAATTAGCAAGGAATACTAATTTAATAATTGATTTCTTAAAACAAAAATTGTTTATAGATAAAATAGAAATAAATTTGGATATAGAAAAAGAGTTAGTTGTTGATAATGAAATTAAAGAAAGAAACAAACAAAGTACTTTACTTGATTTTATGTAA
- the yidC gene encoding membrane protein insertase YidC, giving the protein MNNLNNNQGMQKRMLIMTLIVFVFFVAYEFLVLKPQKEAQAAKIAQEKVVNANNAPQVAQDSTNPASAPVSNMSTPSNVADAISSKTIATNDIVSTITTDKNIIQIDKLGRIAQVTLLERQYINEDNSHIKLFEPNQLRPLEVRFADKNINNEAFNVEVTVNSPVIDATKQTQKLIITQTLKETVLTKILTIYTDGHYDLDVKATNNKQFFITPGYRPNVLADMYADHGAIVKLADNTLDVTVDGKNDKTKTYQAVKFLSFFDRYYTTVVYNFKKTMQVSLMPDKDSNPQGFVHSENASVDFSGYIGPKEHKALKALNPQLTGVIEYGWFTFIANPMFLFLQFLQSYVGNWGWTIVFATIIIKLILFPLSYKGMMSMQKLKDLAPKIKELQEKYKGDKQKQSAHMMELYKKHGANPMGGCLPLILQIPVFFALYRVILNAIELKGSPWILWIHDLALMDPYYVLPILMGISMFIQQKLTPNTMQDETQKKIFQFLPVVFTFFFLWFPAGLTLYWFINNLFTICQQFFINKMFEKKKLVEIEEKKASKK; this is encoded by the coding sequence ATGAATAATTTAAATAATAATCAGGGTATGCAAAAGCGAATGTTAATCATGACATTAATTGTTTTTGTATTTTTTGTTGCTTATGAGTTTTTGGTTTTAAAGCCTCAAAAAGAGGCACAAGCTGCTAAAATAGCACAAGAGAAAGTAGTAAACGCAAATAATGCTCCACAAGTGGCACAAGACAGCACAAATCCTGCATCTGCTCCAGTTTCCAACATGTCAACACCTTCAAATGTTGCTGATGCTATATCATCAAAAACAATTGCAACAAATGATATAGTTTCAACTATTACTACTGATAAAAATATCATTCAAATTGATAAATTAGGTAGAATCGCTCAAGTTACTCTTTTAGAGAGACAATATATAAATGAAGATAATTCTCATATAAAACTTTTTGAACCAAATCAATTAAGACCTTTAGAAGTAAGATTTGCAGATAAAAATATTAATAATGAAGCTTTTAATGTAGAAGTTACTGTTAACTCACCAGTTATTGATGCTACAAAACAAACACAAAAACTTATTATTACTCAAACATTAAAAGAGACAGTTTTAACTAAAATATTAACTATTTACACTGATGGTCATTATGATTTAGATGTAAAAGCTACTAATAACAAACAATTTTTTATTACTCCAGGTTATAGACCAAATGTATTAGCTGATATGTATGCTGATCATGGTGCAATTGTAAAGTTAGCTGACAATACTTTAGATGTAACAGTTGATGGTAAAAATGATAAAACTAAAACTTATCAAGCAGTTAAATTTCTAAGCTTCTTTGATAGATATTATACTACTGTTGTATATAATTTCAAAAAAACAATGCAAGTTTCTCTTATGCCAGACAAAGATTCAAATCCACAAGGTTTTGTTCACTCTGAAAATGCTTCTGTTGATTTTAGTGGATATATCGGGCCAAAAGAGCATAAAGCACTTAAAGCTTTAAATCCTCAATTAACAGGTGTTATTGAATATGGTTGGTTTACATTTATCGCAAACCCTATGTTTTTATTTTTACAATTTCTTCAAAGTTATGTGGGTAACTGGGGTTGGACAATTGTATTTGCAACAATTATAATTAAACTTATTCTTTTTCCTTTATCATACAAAGGTATGATGTCAATGCAGAAGCTAAAAGATTTAGCTCCAAAGATTAAAGAACTTCAAGAGAAATATAAGGGTGATAAGCAAAAACAATCAGCTCATATGATGGAATTATATAAAAAACATGGTGCAAATCCAATGGGTGGATGTTTACCTTTGATTTTACAAATTCCAGTGTTTTTTGCTCTTTATAGAGTTATTTTAAATGCAATTGAGTTAAAAGGTTCTCCATGGATTCTTTGGATTCACGATTTAGCTTTAATGGATCCATATTATGTGTTACCAATTTTAATGGGTATTTCAATGTTTATACAACAAAAACTTACTCCAAATACAATGCAAGATGAGACACAAAAGAAAATTTTCCAATTTTTACCAGTAGTATTTACATTCTTCTTCTTGTGGTTCCCAGCAGGGTTAACACTTTATTGGTTTATAAATAACTTATTTACAATTTGTCAACAATTCTTTATTAATAAAATGTTTGAAAAAAAGAAGTTAGTTGAAATAGAAGAGAAAAAAGCATCTAAAAAATAG
- a CDS encoding NAD(P)/FAD-dependent oxidoreductase — protein MKTYDLIVIGSGAAGMIAGIKAARNGKSVLLLEQQEKLGPKLKATGGGRCNLTNTLDNSDFMNSFGRNGRFMMEAITAFDYKDLMGFFKEIGVETHIPDGFRVFPITHSSSTIIKALEDELIRVGVEVRCNTKAETLLFEDEAIVGVQTLDEKFLSPNVVVATGGLGYPMLGANGDGFIFAKELGHKVTDLYPAMLPLISKEKWVASCKADTIAKAELRIDLPKAKKLKAVGDLIFTSKGVRGPVVLDFSREITPYLEKYGEVPILINMIRGKNEEEVRAHINSEIKANDDSTILENISSLVPESVANELCILCDVDTSKKFKDINGQNRDKLIKYLVSTPLTITDHVGFKQAMITRGGVSLKEINPKTMQSKIIKGLYFCGEVVDLDGPCGGYNLQWSFSSGNLAGQLLEF, from the coding sequence ATGAAAACTTATGATTTGATAGTAATAGGTTCTGGTGCCGCGGGAATGATTGCTGGTATAAAAGCTGCTAGAAATGGCAAGAGCGTATTATTACTTGAACAACAAGAAAAACTAGGTCCTAAACTAAAAGCTACAGGTGGTGGACGGTGTAACCTTACAAATACACTTGATAATTCTGATTTTATGAACTCTTTTGGTCGCAATGGTCGTTTTATGATGGAAGCTATTACTGCTTTTGATTATAAAGACTTGATGGGCTTTTTTAAAGAGATTGGTGTTGAGACTCATATTCCTGATGGGTTTAGGGTTTTTCCTATTACTCATAGTTCTTCTACTATTATAAAAGCTTTGGAAGATGAACTTATTCGGGTAGGAGTAGAAGTTAGATGTAATACAAAGGCTGAGACTTTATTATTCGAAGATGAAGCTATTGTTGGTGTTCAAACTTTAGATGAAAAATTCTTAAGTCCTAATGTTGTTGTAGCAACTGGAGGATTAGGTTATCCAATGCTAGGAGCAAATGGTGATGGCTTTATTTTTGCAAAAGAGTTAGGTCATAAGGTTACTGATTTGTATCCAGCTATGTTGCCACTTATTTCAAAAGAAAAATGGGTTGCTTCTTGTAAGGCTGATACTATTGCAAAAGCAGAACTTCGAATAGATTTGCCAAAGGCAAAAAAACTAAAAGCTGTGGGTGATTTAATTTTTACTTCAAAAGGTGTTCGAGGTCCTGTTGTTTTAGATTTTTCTCGGGAGATTACTCCTTATTTAGAAAAGTATGGAGAAGTTCCTATTTTAATAAATATGATTAGAGGGAAAAATGAAGAAGAGGTTAGGGCACATATAAATAGCGAGATTAAAGCTAATGATGATTCAACTATTTTAGAAAATATTTCTTCATTAGTTCCCGAGTCTGTTGCAAATGAACTTTGTATTTTATGTGATGTGGATACTAGTAAAAAATTTAAAGATATAAATGGACAAAACAGAGATAAACTTATCAAATATCTTGTCTCAACTCCTTTAACCATAACAGATCATGTGGGATTTAAACAAGCCATGATTACAAGAGGTGGAGTAAGTTTAAAAGAGATAAATCCAAAAACTATGCAAAGCAAGATTATAAAAGGTTTATATTTTTGTGGGGAAGTTGTAGATTTAGATGGACCTTGTGGAGGGTATAACCTCCAGTGGTCTTTTTCAAGTGGAAACTTAGCTGGTCAGCTTTTAGAGTTTTGA